Proteins from a genomic interval of Clostridium scatologenes:
- a CDS encoding LytTR family DNA-binding domain-containing protein, giving the protein MKIRIIENPSIQEIEIHILCKENNEYIKKLTEYFTEKQITITGKIENEYVKIFLSDIYYFECVDNRTYIYCEKDVYQSNMKLYKLEEKLSGTKFTRINKSCIMNIKKLEKVKSQINGRLLATLYNGEKLIINRSYVADVKRKLEV; this is encoded by the coding sequence ATGAAAATAAGAATAATTGAGAACCCTTCAATACAAGAAATTGAAATTCATATTTTGTGTAAAGAAAATAATGAATATATAAAGAAACTAACTGAATATTTTACAGAAAAACAAATTACTATAACTGGAAAAATAGAAAATGAATATGTAAAAATTTTTTTAAGTGATATTTACTATTTTGAATGTGTAGATAATAGAACTTACATCTATTGTGAAAAAGATGTATATCAAAGCAATATGAAATTATATAAATTGGAGGAAAAACTTAGTGGAACAAAATTTACTCGCATAAATAAATCTTGCATTATGAATATTAAAAAATTAGAAAAAGTGAAGAGCCAAATTAATGGGAGATTATTAGCTACTTTATATAATGGAGAAAAACTTATTATAAATAGAAGTTATGTGGCTGATGTAAAGAGAAAATTAGAAGTATGA
- a CDS encoding MBL fold metallo-hydrolase codes for MKLKVLVDNNTYIDQYYCGEPAVSYYIEDEDTSFLLDVGYSDLFMKNAKVFGINLDKISSIVISHGHDDHTRGLKYYFNENNKNEISIIAHPDAFKEKAIGDLKVCSPILEKELKEKCNLILSKEPIKVSKNITFLGEIPEINDFENRKSIGKQVVCDNFIDDYVMDDTALVYKSKNGIYIITGCSHSGICNIIEYAKQVCKDNRVLGVIGGFHLFEVDERVNKTIQYFKQNNIKELYPCHCTSFIVKAEIHRVLPIKEVGVGLEINW; via the coding sequence ATGAAATTAAAAGTTTTGGTAGATAACAATACTTACATTGACCAGTACTATTGCGGTGAACCTGCTGTTTCATATTATATTGAAGATGAAGATACAAGCTTTTTATTAGATGTAGGGTATTCTGATTTATTTATGAAAAATGCTAAAGTATTTGGAATAAACTTGGACAAGATAAGTAGTATAGTTATTTCTCATGGACATGATGATCATACAAGAGGATTAAAATACTATTTTAATGAAAATAACAAAAATGAAATTTCTATTATTGCGCATCCAGATGCATTTAAAGAAAAAGCAATAGGAGATTTAAAAGTTTGTTCTCCAATTTTAGAGAAAGAGTTGAAAGAAAAATGTAATTTAATTCTTTCAAAAGAACCAATTAAAGTTAGTAAAAATATAACCTTTTTAGGAGAAATACCTGAAATAAATGATTTCGAAAATAGAAAATCTATAGGTAAACAAGTTGTTTGTGATAATTTCATTGATGATTATGTAATGGATGATACCGCATTAGTATATAAAAGTAAAAATGGAATTTACATTATTACTGGTTGTTCCCACAGTGGAATATGTAACATAATAGAATACGCAAAACAAGTATGTAAGGATAATAGAGTATTAGGTGTTATAGGCGGATTTCATTTGTTTGAAGTTGATGAACGAGTTAATAAAACAATTCAGTATTTTAAACAGAACAACATAAAAGAATTATATCCTTGCCACTGTACTTCATTTATTGTTAAAGCAGAAATACATAGAGTTTTGCCTATAAAGGAAGTTGGAGTAGGATTAGAAATAAATTGGTAA
- a CDS encoding DUF2000 domain-containing protein translates to MEFDTKIAVILKDDLLTWQKLNVTAFLMSGIGGTQNIIGEPYIDGDGVNYLPMANQPIMIYSANSEQLKEILKKSLTKEINITIYTDEIFKTYNDVDNRAKVAEYKTDDLNLVGIGMIGKKNHVSRLIKRLSLHE, encoded by the coding sequence ATGGAATTTGATACTAAAATTGCAGTTATACTTAAAGATGATCTTTTAACATGGCAAAAACTAAATGTTACAGCATTTTTAATGAGCGGTATTGGTGGAACTCAAAATATTATTGGTGAGCCCTATATTGATGGTGATGGGGTAAATTATTTGCCAATGGCAAATCAGCCAATTATGATTTATTCAGCTAACTCAGAACAGTTAAAGGAAATATTAAAAAAGTCTCTTACAAAAGAAATTAATATTACCATATATACTGATGAAATTTTCAAGACTTATAATGATGTGGACAATCGTGCAAAGGTTGCTGAATACAAAACTGATGATTTGAATCTTGTTGGTATTGGAATGATTGGTAAAAAAAATCATGTCAGTAGACTAATAAAAAGACTTAGCTTGCATGAATAG
- a CDS encoding AraC family transcriptional regulator, which translates to MDKFIYKKSVGITALSASFTDFKYKKHYHKEYALGVTLRGIQQYNLDGSLQLSYENGVMLLNPEQPHDGMSHDKAGIDYIMLYIDPTLFLEIIEKKDIIRFSSPIIYNYELEQKILNLSNAILAEKDEALSSELLLSLLDNFSQINLYTNCRKDNALIKKAKDMIHCDLQNVLRLDDICKEFNMSKFKFIRLFKANTRISPYQYFLNCKVELAKQLIEKNKDVYSAVAECGFVDLTHLNKNFKSIYGITAFEYMSYLN; encoded by the coding sequence GTGGATAAATTTATATATAAAAAATCAGTAGGTATTACTGCTTTATCAGCAAGTTTTACTGATTTTAAATATAAAAAGCATTATCATAAGGAATATGCATTAGGTGTAACTTTGCGTGGTATTCAGCAGTATAATTTAGATGGTAGTTTACAATTATCCTATGAAAATGGTGTTATGCTTCTTAATCCAGAGCAACCACATGATGGTATGTCACATGATAAGGCTGGTATTGATTATATTATGCTGTATATTGATCCGACATTGTTTTTGGAGATTATTGAAAAAAAGGATATAATTCGTTTTTCTTCTCCTATTATATATAATTATGAGCTTGAACAAAAAATATTGAATCTTTCTAATGCAATATTAGCAGAAAAGGATGAAGCATTGAGCAGTGAATTACTTTTATCTCTATTAGATAATTTTTCTCAAATCAACCTTTATACAAATTGCAGAAAAGATAATGCTTTAATCAAAAAAGCAAAGGATATGATTCACTGTGATTTACAAAATGTATTAAGGCTTGATGATATCTGTAAAGAGTTTAATATGTCAAAGTTTAAGTTTATTAGATTATTTAAAGCTAATACTAGGATTTCACCATATCAATATTTTCTAAACTGTAAGGTAGAACTTGCAAAGCAGTTAATAGAAAAAAATAAAGATGTTTATTCAGCAGTAGCAGAATGTGGTTTTGTTGATCTAACACATTTAAATAAAAACTTTAAAAGTATATATGGAATAACAGCATTTGAATACATGTCGTATTTAAATTAA
- a CDS encoding MarR family winged helix-turn-helix transcriptional regulator: protein MKSKEDYVSRAQVALWNTSIKIADNLRDLTEFGITETQFNMLDLLSKKESFKVTDLAERMGVKPSAITTMIDRLTNNGLVYRRHGEKDRRAVLVSITDKGRSLISRFEEKCRRVLKSYLSYLEPEELETLASIYEKLGKLNIDINKIEY, encoded by the coding sequence ATGAAAAGTAAAGAAGATTATGTTTCTCGTGCACAAGTTGCATTGTGGAATACCAGTATAAAAATTGCTGACAACCTTAGAGACTTAACTGAATTTGGAATAACTGAAACACAGTTTAATATGCTAGATTTGTTATCAAAAAAAGAGTCATTCAAGGTTACAGATTTAGCTGAAAGAATGGGAGTTAAGCCAAGTGCCATAACAACAATGATTGATAGATTGACTAACAATGGCTTAGTTTACCGCAGACATGGCGAAAAAGATAGAAGAGCTGTATTAGTTTCTATAACAGATAAAGGCAGAAGTTTAATAAGTAGGTTTGAAGAAAAATGCCGCAGAGTACTAAAAAGCTATCTTTCTTATTTAGAACCTGAAGAATTAGAAACTCTAGCTTCTATTTACGAAAAATTAGGCAAACTTAATATAGATATAAACAAAATTGAATATTAA
- a CDS encoding MarR family winged helix-turn-helix transcriptional regulator — protein sequence MYNNPVDALAENLITFLPMMLKKVIKLDTVYIKNLPHTVPVKILPLNQLMVLGIINEEGGLPISRLCKKLTISSPQMTIVIDKLVSLNLVYRVHNEKDRRTININITEKGKKYCLEILEIAKENLKNKLINLSSEDLLILLNSIEVTKSIFKKLE from the coding sequence ATGTATAATAATCCTGTGGATGCATTAGCTGAAAATTTGATTACCTTTCTTCCAATGATGCTAAAAAAAGTTATAAAACTTGATACAGTATATATTAAAAATCTTCCACATACAGTACCTGTTAAAATTCTTCCATTGAATCAATTAATGGTATTAGGGATTATTAATGAGGAAGGAGGTTTACCAATTTCAAGATTATGTAAAAAACTAACTATTTCAAGTCCGCAAATGACAATTGTTATAGATAAATTAGTTAGTTTAAATTTGGTTTATAGAGTTCATAATGAAAAAGATAGGAGAACAATAAATATTAATATTACTGAAAAAGGTAAGAAATATTGTTTGGAAATACTTGAAATAGCTAAGGAAAATTTAAAAAATAAACTTATAAATTTATCATCAGAAGATTTGTTAATATTGCTAAATTCAATAGAAGTTACTAAAAGTATATTTAAAAAACTGGAATGA
- a CDS encoding efflux RND transporter periplasmic adaptor subunit, whose translation MKFNINGLNKKKLIASVALILVVVVCVSIFGKTKKSEGKQEVKNVKVEKVAAGSISTELEYASKLNPVQEVTVLPKAGGKVASVNVDIGDKVTAGQVLFTLDSAQLQAQLQSQQAALSASNANLARTSDSGLQQQITSAEQSVEKSQISYNDAASNYEKMQKLYASGAIAKQDLDNAKVRYDNCSVDLKAAQDNLNLIVQKSGPQSTQAAAAQVTQAQAGVNAAQIQLNDASITSPINGVVSAKDVKVGQIAGGQSGSVTVIDSSSFTAEISIPDKVVRKIQVGQSVQVSVSALDNKKITGVIDKISPNSSSKDNSYTVKVKISNPTGELKAGMFAKVSLPSEKKDNILTVPNEALKIENNVNYLYIAENGKVKKLSVDVGISDEKVTEVIGNIKAGANVIVEGQNLLSNGDKINIAK comes from the coding sequence ATGAAGTTTAATATTAATGGTTTAAATAAAAAGAAATTAATAGCTAGTGTTGCATTAATACTTGTTGTGGTTGTATGCGTTTCTATTTTTGGAAAAACCAAAAAATCAGAAGGAAAGCAAGAAGTTAAAAATGTAAAAGTGGAAAAGGTAGCTGCTGGTTCAATATCCACTGAATTAGAATATGCAAGTAAATTAAATCCTGTTCAAGAGGTGACAGTTTTACCTAAAGCTGGGGGAAAGGTGGCTAGTGTAAATGTAGATATAGGAGATAAGGTTACAGCAGGACAAGTATTATTTACATTAGATTCAGCACAGCTTCAAGCACAACTTCAATCACAGCAAGCAGCTTTGTCAGCATCAAATGCTAATTTGGCAAGAACAAGTGATTCTGGACTTCAACAGCAAATAACAAGCGCTGAACAATCAGTTGAAAAATCACAAATATCTTATAATGACGCTGCAAGCAACTATGAAAAAATGCAAAAATTATATGCTTCCGGTGCCATAGCTAAACAGGATTTAGATAATGCAAAAGTTAGATATGATAATTGTTCTGTAGATTTAAAGGCTGCTCAAGATAATTTAAATCTTATAGTTCAAAAATCAGGACCTCAATCCACACAAGCCGCAGCAGCTCAAGTAACACAAGCTCAAGCAGGCGTGAATGCTGCTCAAATTCAATTAAATGATGCTTCAATTACTTCACCTATTAATGGAGTAGTATCGGCTAAAGATGTTAAGGTAGGTCAAATTGCAGGTGGTCAATCTGGTTCAGTTACCGTAATAGACAGCAGCAGCTTTACTGCAGAAATAAGCATACCAGATAAGGTAGTTAGAAAAATTCAAGTTGGACAATCTGTACAGGTAAGTGTAAGTGCATTAGACAATAAAAAAATAACAGGAGTAATAGACAAAATTAGTCCTAATTCCAGTTCTAAAGATAATTCTTATACTGTAAAAGTAAAAATTAGTAATCCAACAGGAGAACTTAAAGCAGGTATGTTTGCAAAAGTATCATTACCATCTGAAAAGAAAGATAACATATTAACAGTTCCTAATGAAGCACTTAAAATTGAAAACAATGTAAACTACCTTTATATAGCTGAAAATGGAAAGGTTAAAAAACTATCTGTGGATGTTGGTATTTCTGATGAAAAAGTTACAGAAGTAATTGGAAATATAAAAGCAGGAGCAAATGTAATTGTAGAAGGACAAAATTTATTAAGTAATGGAGATAAGATTAATATAGCTAAGTAA